A window of the Nitrosopumilus ureiphilus genome harbors these coding sequences:
- a CDS encoding tetratricopeptide repeat protein, which translates to MLTILSSFVFSDVFAETFLVNTDKQSYNVGDSLTVSGEILDFGMPVIAMSVYDPDGKILSANNLEILPEKTFTKTIHLDSPFYEKTGKYHIKLDYGQISENHYFTIGDTSEETEVPVQINEEPKISLLYTDKNQYANNDVIYITGLVSALGSPTALIGIYDPYGMPAGFYFGTINSDLEFSTSFLVKDGVNFRTEGTYSIKAHYGESETMSFFDYYKESQNVTVETIDETIDETIDETIDETIKTEVDNSNLIAESSIKEPSQNPESKPEHTSVVKKTIQEKIPQKTKTPDTQKINEKINPKRTVPTEIKEQTNLTVEDIELGLMLNQINLECDKSVLADTLSYYDGMGPALYRLCEFDGSLNFFNESLIDNPNDIEILVNKGSALGKLGYFTEAIVYYDHAIKINPEFLPAKNNKANALANLKDYNGAISLYEEILKKNPNYLSAIKNLEIVLSLNTPIVTLVDVPIEPSIEKTVYSESVLPTVTSPINKEEEKPITFFDEIGAVFSTLGSMFDFLN; encoded by the coding sequence GTGTTAACCATACTATCATCTTTCGTTTTCTCAGATGTTTTTGCAGAAACATTTCTCGTAAATACTGATAAGCAATCCTACAACGTCGGTGATTCCCTTACTGTTTCAGGTGAAATTCTTGATTTTGGAATGCCAGTAATCGCTATGAGTGTATATGATCCTGATGGAAAAATTTTATCTGCAAACAATCTGGAAATCTTACCTGAAAAAACATTCACAAAGACTATTCATCTTGACTCTCCATTTTATGAAAAAACTGGGAAATACCACATAAAACTAGACTATGGACAAATCTCTGAAAATCATTATTTTACAATAGGTGACACATCAGAAGAAACTGAAGTTCCTGTTCAGATAAACGAAGAGCCCAAAATTTCTCTTCTTTACACGGACAAAAATCAATACGCAAACAATGATGTGATATACATCACAGGTCTTGTTTCTGCATTGGGTTCTCCTACTGCATTGATAGGAATTTATGATCCCTATGGAATGCCTGCGGGATTTTATTTTGGTACAATAAACTCTGATTTGGAATTTTCAACTAGTTTTCTTGTAAAAGATGGTGTCAATTTTAGAACTGAAGGAACATACTCAATTAAAGCTCATTATGGGGAATCTGAAACCATGTCGTTTTTTGATTATTACAAAGAATCTCAAAATGTAACTGTAGAAACAATTGATGAAACAATTGATGAAACAATTGATGAAACAATTGATGAAACAATTAAAACAGAAGTTGATAACTCCAATCTCATTGCTGAATCTTCAATCAAAGAACCTTCGCAAAATCCAGAATCAAAACCTGAACATACTTCGGTAGTTAAAAAAACTATTCAAGAAAAAATTCCTCAAAAAACAAAAACTCCTGATACTCAAAAAATAAATGAAAAAATTAATCCAAAAAGAACTGTTCCAACTGAAATCAAAGAACAAACTAATCTCACTGTTGAGGATATCGAATTAGGATTGATGCTAAACCAAATAAATCTGGAATGTGACAAAAGTGTGCTTGCTGATACCCTATCATACTATGATGGAATGGGGCCTGCATTGTATCGATTATGTGAATTTGATGGGTCTTTGAATTTCTTTAATGAATCCCTAATTGATAATCCAAACGATATAGAAATTCTTGTAAACAAAGGTTCTGCCTTGGGAAAATTGGGATATTTTACTGAGGCAATAGTGTATTATGATCATGCTATCAAAATTAATCCTGAATTCCTGCCTGCCAAAAACAACAAGGCAAATGCCCTTGCAAATTTGAAAGATTACAATGGTGCTATTTCATTGTATGAAGAAATTTTAAAGAAAAATCCAAACTATCTTTCTGCTATAAAAAATCTTGAAATTGTGTTATCCCTAAACACTCCAATTGTAACTTTAGTGGATGTGCCAATAGAACCAAGTATTGAAAAAACAGTTTACTCTGAATCTGTTTTACCTACAGTAACCAGCCCAATTAATAAAGAGGAGGAAAAACCAATTACCTTTTTTGATGAAATTGGTGCAGTGTTTTCTACTTTGGGTTCAATGTTTGATTTTCTAAACTAA
- a CDS encoding LSM domain-containing protein: protein MADEITTLMNNSKDKVVLLRLRNSRTIQGILKDFDIHMNLTLEDAEDVTDEKHEKIGKTLLRGDNILLVSLPEDKS from the coding sequence ATGGCCGATGAAATTACTACTCTAATGAACAACAGCAAGGACAAGGTCGTCTTACTTCGACTAAGAAACTCAAGAACGATTCAAGGAATTCTAAAAGACTTTGATATTCACATGAATTTGACATTAGAGGATGCTGAAGATGTCACTGACGAAAAGCATGAAAAGATTGGCAAAACCCTACTACGTGGAGATAACATTTTACTAGTTTCTCTTCCTGAAGACAAATCTTAG
- a CDS encoding 30S ribosomal protein S12 produces MRKSPLGLFAGRVLTTKKKRQRWAISTYKRRKLGIDKKADPLGGAPQGRGIVLEKVGIAAKQPNSAIRKCVRVQLIKNGKTVTAFLPRDGAMNFIDEHDEVHIQGMGATQGGAMGDIPGVRFKVFKVNGTSLHELVIGKKEKPRR; encoded by the coding sequence ATGAGAAAATCACCACTTGGATTATTTGCTGGCCGAGTTTTAACTACTAAAAAGAAAAGACAGAGATGGGCAATCTCTACATACAAGAGGAGAAAACTCGGAATTGATAAAAAAGCAGATCCACTTGGAGGGGCTCCACAAGGACGAGGTATTGTTTTAGAAAAAGTAGGTATTGCAGCAAAACAGCCAAACTCTGCTATCCGAAAATGTGTTAGAGTTCAACTAATTAAAAACGGTAAAACAGTTACAGCATTCTTGCCAAGAGACGGCGCAATGAACTTTATTGATGAACACGACGAAGTTCATATTCAAGGAATGGGTGCAACACAAGGTGGTGCAATGGGCGATATTCCTGGTGTTAGATTCAAAGTTTTCAAAGTTAACGGTACATCACTTCACGAACTAGTAATTGGAAAGAAAGAGAAACCAAGGAGATAG
- a CDS encoding 30S ribosomal protein S7, translating to MAQTKNLLLFRKWDLSDIEIKDPGLKTAISLRKQILPYTYGRSALKRFNKADVNIVERLINKTMHFGKKYAKNTGRMTGKKTKLLNTVKTSFDIIALKTGQNPVEVLVRAIEFSAPNEDTTRIVYGGTVYHVSVDVAPIRRVDLALKFIADAIKEATFSNPKPIEEHMAEQLMLAAANDPNAPSVKKKNELERIAQASR from the coding sequence ATGGCACAAACTAAAAACTTGTTATTATTTAGAAAGTGGGATTTATCTGATATTGAAATTAAAGATCCTGGACTCAAGACTGCCATCTCTTTGAGAAAACAAATTTTGCCTTACACTTATGGTCGTTCAGCATTGAAGCGATTCAACAAAGCAGATGTTAACATTGTTGAGAGATTAATCAACAAAACAATGCACTTTGGAAAGAAGTATGCAAAGAACACAGGTAGAATGACTGGTAAGAAAACCAAGCTTCTAAACACTGTAAAAACTTCTTTTGATATTATTGCTCTAAAGACTGGACAAAACCCAGTTGAAGTTTTAGTTAGAGCAATTGAATTTTCTGCACCAAACGAGGACACTACTAGAATCGTTTATGGTGGCACTGTTTATCATGTATCCGTTGATGTTGCCCCAATCAGAAGAGTAGACTTGGCACTAAAGTTCATCGCCGATGCAATCAAAGAGGCAACATTTTCCAATCCAAAACCAATCGAAGAACATATGGCAGAACAACTAATGCTTGCAGCAGCAAATGATCCCAATGCTCCTTCTGTAAAGAAGAAAAATGAGCTAGAAAGAATAGCACAAGCATCCAGATAG
- a CDS encoding NAD(P)/FAD-dependent oxidoreductase, with the protein MKIAVMGMGVAGSYLMARLKDSEHEVVGYERNTEEKHDSICAWGTIKPVLADFCKKTGRDFNDFLIHDGKNMHVKMNNDVKFDIGLKGLCTYNKLGLIKDFIKDSKVIYGEAPKIEELEKEYDMIVDCTGFNRVYLPKLKEDFFLPTYEYKVEYENGVPYDDFYIEPFPGMSGYFWYFPLGEKWAHIGAGDYNKNHIKATDEFLQKHGGKVIATKGRPIRLATPDRCKPYYSGKVVGVGESIGTVYALLGEGIIPSMQCVEIFLENMNDFKAYEKAVEEHYKVYAKVFNFVRAKIHKDFNFFKALPDFIAIFRYMKKNEDRFGMNIKIADLMKVAKA; encoded by the coding sequence TTGAAGATTGCAGTAATGGGAATGGGTGTTGCAGGATCTTATCTAATGGCCAGACTAAAGGATTCAGAGCATGAAGTTGTCGGTTATGAAAGAAATACTGAAGAGAAACACGACTCGATTTGTGCATGGGGAACAATAAAACCAGTACTGGCAGATTTTTGCAAAAAGACTGGCAGAGATTTTAATGACTTTCTAATTCATGACGGCAAAAACATGCATGTCAAAATGAACAATGACGTAAAGTTTGATATCGGATTGAAAGGATTGTGCACATATAACAAATTAGGATTAATCAAAGATTTCATCAAAGATTCCAAGGTAATTTACGGAGAAGCTCCAAAGATTGAAGAGTTAGAAAAAGAATACGACATGATAGTTGACTGTACTGGCTTTAACAGAGTTTATCTGCCAAAGCTAAAGGAGGATTTTTTCCTGCCAACATACGAGTACAAGGTAGAATATGAAAACGGTGTTCCATATGATGACTTTTACATAGAGCCATTTCCAGGAATGTCCGGATACTTTTGGTATTTTCCACTAGGGGAAAAATGGGCACACATTGGAGCAGGAGATTACAATAAAAATCACATAAAGGCAACTGATGAATTTTTGCAAAAACACGGAGGCAAAGTAATTGCAACAAAGGGCAGACCAATCAGACTTGCAACGCCAGACAGATGCAAGCCATACTATTCAGGAAAAGTAGTTGGAGTTGGCGAATCAATTGGAACAGTGTATGCACTTTTGGGCGAAGGAATTATTCCATCAATGCAATGCGTTGAAATATTCTTGGAAAACATGAATGATTTCAAAGCATATGAGAAAGCAGTAGAAGAACACTACAAAGTGTACGCCAAGGTGTTTAATTTCGTTAGAGCAAAAATTCACAAGGACTTTAATTTCTTTAAAGCACTACCAGACTTTATTGCAATATTTCGTTACATGAAAAAGAACGAAGATAGGTTTGGAATGAACATCAAAATTGCAGACTTGATGAAAGTAGCTAAGGCTTAA
- a CDS encoding YkgJ family cysteine cluster protein, which yields MSQNEIEESLNLLEKDWDVDPILRKFMLGKITDVSDYPLKVRDVVFHVPYLNSEKKFILWKCFWPDCHNCCDRQGRLPLTSDDLIIIGKGLKYQKPSDFIKNETLTVTYQEPGPSGQLTTMTTINLKRKKDETEVDDGTHISCRFLDEKGGCSMHPDRPGVCYLYPFSSWLENEKGTARVHATYQFTGDCPGFYLADTLDPMKDEFKDYSKTIYDYNMASNRTNREGFGSVSFS from the coding sequence TTGTCTCAAAACGAAATTGAAGAATCATTAAACTTGTTAGAAAAAGATTGGGATGTTGACCCGATTTTACGCAAATTCATGCTAGGCAAAATTACTGATGTCTCTGACTATCCACTCAAAGTCCGAGATGTAGTCTTTCATGTGCCGTATCTTAATTCTGAGAAAAAATTCATTTTGTGGAAATGCTTTTGGCCTGACTGTCACAACTGCTGTGACAGACAAGGAAGACTGCCATTAACATCTGATGACTTGATAATAATCGGAAAGGGTCTGAAATATCAAAAACCTTCTGATTTTATAAAAAATGAAACACTCACTGTAACGTATCAGGAGCCAGGACCGTCAGGACAACTAACTACAATGACTACCATTAATCTGAAAAGAAAAAAAGATGAGACAGAAGTTGATGATGGAACCCACATCTCTTGTAGATTCCTAGATGAAAAGGGTGGGTGCAGTATGCATCCAGACCGACCTGGGGTGTGCTATCTTTATCCATTTTCTAGCTGGCTTGAAAACGAAAAAGGCACTGCACGTGTTCATGCCACCTATCAGTTTACGGGTGATTGTCCTGGCTTTTACTTGGCAGATACTCTGGATCCAATGAAGGATGAATTCAAGGATTATTCCAAAACAATTTACGATTACAACATGGCATCAAATAGAACCAATAGAGAAGGGTTTGGCTCTGTTAGTTTTAGTTAA
- a CDS encoding ribosomal L7Ae/L30e/S12e/Gadd45 family protein — protein MSKLLEKSLKDARKEDQLTMGTKQVLNSIKNSKLIVLSQSMSKEMVEKIESDAKKEKVPLVNFQGTSVALGRLCGLQFRISTISFTSIPDANIKSILKDTEAEEKND, from the coding sequence ATGAGTAAATTACTTGAAAAATCATTAAAGGATGCCCGAAAAGAAGATCAATTAACAATGGGTACAAAACAAGTTTTGAACTCTATAAAAAATTCCAAGCTAATTGTGTTATCTCAATCAATGAGTAAAGAGATGGTTGAGAAAATTGAATCTGATGCAAAAAAAGAAAAAGTACCTCTAGTAAACTTTCAAGGGACTTCAGTCGCACTAGGAAGACTGTGCGGCTTGCAATTTAGAATTTCAACAATTTCATTCACCTCAATACCTGATGCAAACATTAAATCAATTTTAAAAGATACAGAAGCTGAGGAAAAAAATGATTAG
- a CDS encoding NusA-like transcription termination signal-binding factor codes for MTQSIKLTTDQMRMMSLFQNVTGATARDCVEDEKQDRVIFVVNSGKMGLAIGKGGVHIKSLQNIVKRNVELVEFDEDPAKFLASLLNSKLISEVKINTRADGTKQAIVMVDPRKKGIVVGREGRNAEKARLLAKRYFDITSVLINSPERATMEM; via the coding sequence ATGACACAGTCAATTAAACTCACAACAGATCAAATGCGTATGATGTCCCTTTTCCAAAATGTAACTGGTGCAACTGCACGTGATTGTGTCGAAGATGAAAAACAAGATAGAGTAATTTTTGTAGTAAATTCTGGTAAAATGGGATTAGCAATTGGTAAAGGCGGCGTTCATATCAAATCATTACAAAATATTGTTAAAAGGAATGTAGAATTGGTGGAATTTGACGAAGATCCCGCAAAATTCCTGGCTTCTTTGCTAAACTCAAAACTAATTTCTGAAGTAAAAATAAATACACGAGCAGATGGGACAAAACAGGCAATCGTTATGGTAGACCCAAGAAAGAAAGGAATCGTAGTTGGACGGGAAGGCAGAAATGCTGAGAAAGCAAGACTTCTTGCAAAACGATATTTTGATATTACCAGCGTACTGATTAACAGTCCTGAACGTGCTACTATGGAGATGTAA